The window ATGAGAAATAAGCAATGCTTCAAGTTCAGCTGGAGCCACTTGATAGCCTTTGAATTTTATGAGTTCCTTCAATCGATCGACAATGAatatctcatcatcatcatccacatACCCAATGTCTCCTGTGTGTAACCACCCGTCTTTATCTATGGTTGTTGCAGTAGCTTCCGGATCATTCAAATAACCTAATAACATCGCACCATTTTTCACCATCAAATATTGTTTTTAGAAAACGTACAAAGCATTTGTTTGTTTACCTTTCATGAGTTGATCGCCTCGGATGCAGATTTCGCCAGCTTTGTTACGCGGTAAAGAGACCCCCGTAATTGTATCCACCACTTTCATATCAGCATTTCTGATGACAGTCCCACACGCCCCGGACTTAGTTTTAAATGGGTTCTTTGCAAATGACAATGACTTAGCCACCGTTGCTGACTCAGTCATTCCGTAACCCTGAAACAGTGTTCCTTTTTGTTTAGTCatcaaattttttgttaaacaaCAACATTTTTCAATTTCCCACTAACGAAGACATGAAATAATGAGAAAGTAGCAGTAAATAATACATAATAGTCCAGTCTGAAAAATGTTATTAATAAAACCAGAAACTAACGTTATATGAATTGCCCACCCACATATTGAACATGGTGTTCATCAACATGTGGTACGTCCTTTGTTAATGAATTAAATTTGTTAGTAATTGTTAGTCTTTTCTTGTTCATCACACAATCTATTCATAATGCAATACATTTCTTTTGTCAAATCTATAATTCAAATACTTCCAAAATCAATTCATGAGCTATAACATTTATTTGGATTGGTGcttcttataattttataaagagTCGAGATATGAATGTGACACAGTAATGGGCTAAACgtgcaaaataaaaataaaaattatgactaacttatatatatatataaatatcttctTAACTAGTTGAAATGTGTTAATTCATGTATTATGCAAACAATATTAAGTTAATTGTAACACGTTTCACACGATGAGCCATTGTTGGATGTACGcggttttaaaataaaatctctatttaaataaacttttcttttttaaatcaaacaattcacagtttatgaatatatatatacaaatattatatCAAACCAACGAGACAATCAGAATAAAATCTTCACAACCCGACCTGGCAACCACACTCATTATTGGAGTATCTATACATAAAAACTCCACTTGTCTATAATTTTGTGCTAACTATTCCTGCTTAGTTGACTATAATGAGATGACAACAAATGCACGGTAAGTCCAACGTACAAAAACGAATTATAAAGAAGCAAAAACTCCACAAATCCATTTTTTCTAGTAAATTTACTCACCGCTAACTTTATTCAGTATCAATATTCCTATTTCTTGCACTTTAACTTGTAAAAAAAGTAACCCAATCTAACCTGACCAAATATGGCATTGGGAAACTTGAGGAGCACGGCTTCTTCAAGCTCCTTCCTAAGCGTAGCCGCGCCTGAAATCATCATCCTCACGGAACTCAGGTCATATCTCTCCGTTTCTTGAGACTTAACAAACGCTAAAACCACCGGAGGAGCCACCGGAACCACCGTGACTTTGTACCTCTGAATCAGCTCCATCACCAGATTCAACTCGAACCTCGGCACGATCAAGACCGCAGCACCCGTCCTCATCGCCGAAAGAATCAACGCGTTGAACGCGTAAGTATGAAACATTGGGAGAAAACAGATGATGACGTCATCTCCCGTGAAGTTGAGGTTAGGGTTTTCTCCTTCGACTTTCTGAGCGATGCTCGTAACTAAGCTCTTGTGAGTGATCATTACGCCCTTTGGAAGCCCCGTGGTCCCGGAGGAGTACGGGATCGCAACCGTGTCATCCGGCGAGATCTCCGGTTTAGGAAGCTCTGTTTCATCAGCTTGAGTTAGTTCCGTGAAACTAACGCAACCGTCAGCTAACGCAACGGTACCGTTTTCATCATCCACGCAAACTATCAGAACGCCGTCGTTTTGGAAGTTTATAAGTTTATCGACGTAACATTGCTTCGTAATGATCATCTTCGCGTTGGAGGCGTTTGCCTGTCTTGCGATCTCAGCCTGCGTGTATAACGGATTGGCGGTTGTGGTGACGGCTCCGAGGTAAGCCACAGCGAGGAAGGAGAAAGCAAACTCCGGCGAGTTAGGGAGAAGGAGCATCACGGTGTCACGTTGGCGGATCCCTAGCCGATGGATGCTGACTGCGACTCGCTGTGAATTGATTTGTACATCGGCGTAGGTAAAGATACGGCCGGTGGCACTGTCGATGAGACATGTGGCGGTGGAATCGCCGTCTCCGTTGCCGGAGAATCTCTGAAAGACGTAATCAGTGAGAGGAAGGTGGTTTGGGATGAAGATATCAGGAAGTTTAGACCTAAATATGAAGTCTTGACGAGGTTCTTGATCTAACTTCTTTGTAAGAAAAAGCGTTTCTTGTTGTCGGGACAACATATTGTGTGGAGGTTTCTACTTCACAACAGAAGACTTCTTTTCAAAACGTATTGTTTGCTTTTTAAGGGTTAAAAAAACTCTCCAAGGTTTTGCAACTCTGCAGATGATAACTCAATAATGCAGGTCCGTCAGGTTTGAATCAGATTCGACACAGCTCATCAAGGCCATCAAAGGAGAGAGCTCTCTCAAAGAAATTTATGGAATTGTGGAGGACATGCATCCTCTATGGTGTTTCTTGCATTGATGATTTCTCTTTCTATTGGATCGTGATCAAAATGTGGTTGAAGACTTGATAGCAAAGAATGCTGTAGTTGTTGAGGAATACTTTAATGCTCCCACCTATCTTAAGTTAATGAAAAAGTTGCGATTCAGAAAAAAAGGGGTCAAATGGCAATAATTCAACATGTACATAGGACAATATcatgtatatattaaataatatggCTTGAACGTGCAACATGAGCTGCATAATCAACTGtcattatatagttttttttaagtgaCAAATCATACCAACTATCAATTAAAATCTCAAATCCTCTCTGGCTGATTTTGATTAGGAGTATCCTTGTAGCCATCTGTAAACCTTTACCTTATCTTATTTCTATGCAATTTGTTGACTCAATTCTTGATCTATATATGATCTCATGATCAGTGGTATCTACAATTCTATTCTCTCTCACTTATCATGTCTAGTTCATGCAATTTTATTCCTGATTTTTCACCCAATAATTTAAGATGCTTATTAATTTGGGTGAATGCTATATTGAGCTTTTTAGGGCAGTTGCTGAAATAATATCAAGCAGTATATCGTTTTGTAGTAAGGTAACATTTTGCCACCAAATTTACCAAAACAaattgcaaagaaaaaaaaatacaacttgTTTTATAACATGAATACAAAGAAAATAGAGCAAATATTTTTCTGCAACTTGTTTTACGACCTCATTCATGTTTAGTGGATTCCATTCTCTCTGTTATCGTTGTCATTTAGGTCTTCTTGTTCAATATTTTAAGATGCCTTTTCCTCTGTTGGTGGGATGGATGTTACTTAATTTGCTTTTCTCTTTTGGGAATTGTTGGTGTTATATTCTACCATTATGTGAAAGATTTTGATACTGAGTTGACGTCAGCGTGTTAATTTCATCAAACTTATCCTCCTCCTTTTTGTAACACTCTTACCTAATTTTGTTAAATCATATAACTTAAAGAAAGTACAAAAATTTCAAACACAATCATTATTTGTTCAATGAATACAAAGAAAATAGAGCAATTTTTTTACTgtagagcatctccaactcaccTCTATTTCCActtctataatagcatttagagacAAAACCACTCCAACTCATCTCTATTTttgcctctaaaatagagatttctatttttttctctatttatagagaaataaatagcattcctctatattttgctCTATATGTAGGCTTTGATTGGTAACATATGGTATCATTGATTTAGTTTGAGTTAGAGGTCTAAATCATTAGCAACTCAAAAATGTTACCATGGATTAAGTTTGATTTTCTGatttaaagtttgagttaaCACGTAGTATCTTTGAGTTAAGATTTTGACTTATACCCTTTGTAATTTTGATACCTCAAAACTTAATGCAACATCAAGGAAAAATCCATGTTTTAGAAGTTGGGTTagcattttaataaatttttctatttaaaaaagaaactaacgacaattaaaaaaatcaactaCAACTGTTAAATTTGTGTCACGTTAGTAGATTCTCTATAATTTATGGTTTTATACCCACAAAGTTAGCAACATCTTTAGGAAactgaaaacaaataatttcatatattaGTGTAAATAATTAAGTATCGTTTATATGCGATTTTGtttgtaaatttgaaaattttatttatggttttaaacccacaaatttaaaagtatcttatgtttatcatttttattataaattattgttttaaaattataaaacaaaatgtaactagaaaataataataaatgataatatttttacttttaaaataaaaaataataatatttttaaattttaatatgtgaaataattttattagaGTTATAACTCTTTAGAAAATAATACAAATTACAACTTATTTCTTGTCAAAATTATTTCAcatattaaaagtaaaaatatattcttatttattatttattttagaataagcttatgtatttttttgtttttaataaatattcattatgtatatgtttatttgtaattatttaatttaaaactatactgcaacttatacatcaaaaatgttaccagtcatcaattttaataaaatgataaCTTTTGTTTTTACTGCAAACTTACTACATAAATTTACAGTTTTTACCACATAATTTTTACTGCAAGTTACATCAAATTACAATACATACTGCAACTCGAACTCAATACTACATGTCACCAGTCGGAGCcgtagagatctctattttagagaaatatattggagtaaaacccacctctattatagagttggtaaaaatagagaaatacattggagatggtctaagttTTGTTTCCTTTGTTTTTAATAACGATAAATAAGAGTTGCATGTATGATTACACATTTTAAGCTTATGTGCATTGGCTAGTCTTGCTCTTAGGTCCTTCCTCAATATCGTCTCTGATGGAGCTTTAGGCATGGCCAGTCGGTGAAGAATACTTTGTTGATTCTCTTGTAAAACGCAACCCAATTCACGCACACTATTAAACGCAGAGCCGGAAGTGATTTAATTTAATGGGGGCCCCATtccaaaaagaaatataaacttGCTTTTATAGTTACTAAAactatatatgaaaaaatctatacaacaaaatataaataaaatttttatctaCAAGTAAATATagctaatttatttttaaataatatatagattaaatataaaaacattatttatgtttttttgtcaacaaaaccATTCATTGCAAAGATAAAACAAAGAGAGTACAATGGCTTATGAGGTTGGCCAGGAAATTACATAAATTACATAATCTTGATTATTAATCCTAGCCTTTCTAGCTAATACATCAGCAACCTGACTAAGACCTCTAGGGATATAAAAATTTTATCATAGAAGAATTTGATTGGACGGAGAAATGAAATGCTTGATGTATTTTTGGGCTcaagaaaataatcaaaacagagGATTCACAACCTCGAAAGTGAGATCAACCGAACCAAAATTAAATGGAAAATATATACTTTGTAAAACAATGTTGATAGTTAATTTTGAGTAGGGATGGACATAAATACTAGTACTTGATACTCAGCTCTTATTCGTTATTGGTCTTGTATCGGCTTCTAAACGCAAATATTTGGCAATGTCAAAACAAGTAGCAAGTATAATAATTTGAATACTTGTGTATATAGATCAAGTAACAAGTACTAAAAAACTAAGACTCTAGTTGTGCCCATTCTTAATTTTAAGGACTCTGgcattttcctttttattatagaCATTGTATGTTGTTGAAAAATGTTTCCTCTctatttaaaatagaaaacacatATACAATACTTTGAGAAAGCTCCAGGTCACACAGCACATgaccttttttttatcaaaccaaATTTGAACTAATCTTAAATATGTTTACACTTCAGCAAAAGAGGATACAAAGAGGCTATTAACAGCtaaacaaacaacaacaacaatagaaTAGCGATACAAATCATAAAACAGAACCATATGAAATCATATTACAACAACATCATAAGATTCTTCAAAGAACGCATCTAGTGTAACCTATAAAACCACACACTGCACTATATGCAGAAAAGAGCATTCGATAGGAGGAAAATCCTTGCAATACCAATAAAACTTGTTCATCTAATTCATTCCATATAGGAAgaaatattagaaaaaaaactgaTTCAAACGAGAAAAAAGTGGGAAATCATAATCCACATCCAAATTATAATATAGGGGgggggaaagagagagagagagagagagatagagagagagagagagagagagagagagagagagagagagagagagagagagagagagagagagagagagagagagagagagagagagagagagagaatgaacTGTGGTGATGAGGCCCAAGCTTCTTCAGGCCATTTAGATTGGAGATTCTCTCAGATTTCCGGTGAACGCAGCGCTGGTGAAGAAGTCCAAGAAGGTATTATTCCATGCATTTCTGCTTCTGCTTTATAAGTTATGGGTCATTGTAAAGTTTTCGTCTATGATCGAAGGTTTCCTGGATGTTTGTTTAATGATTGTTTTGTTCTTCGAACTAAGTCTTCTGTTTGCATGTTTTATGCTATGTGATTGTCTAGCTTGGTTTCTAACTAGGTGAGGAGATGTTGGATCATGAGTTACAGACTGTGTCCATTACAAGATTGCATAGGAGTTTCCACTTTAATCACATTTATCTAAATTGAAGTGAAATTGACTGTTACCTGCTGTTTCCTCTGCAGTTGATATAATCACAGGTTGACTACATGACTCTCAAGGTCCATACcctttttttgtataattttccTTGTGCATTATGTTTCATTAAATCAAGAGAGCTGGATTTGGTGACTACTGTTATGTTTGGCATTGGCTATGTCAAACTAACTGTATGTGGAAAACTGGACCCATGGTTGTGTGTGTTTTAACATGTCAGTTATGGGATATCAACTTGGACTCGGGTCCGGTGTCAACTTTCCTGGTCCACGAACATTTAAAGACCAAAGGTCAGTTTCCTGTACTCTGAGAGAGAGTTGGGTCAGCAGACTCGATGCATAACTGATGACCACGTTTCCGTTACCATCTACAGCTCTGTGATTTATATGAAAATGATTCCATATTCGATAAGTTTGAATGTTGTCTAAATGGGGACGGGTTGCAAGTGGCTACAGGTTCTTACAGGTATGCTTGTAACGCATATCATCTTCTTTGATTTTACTGGAATAAACTTGCCCCACTTTAACATTGTTTCCAGCAATCTACAACTTTGGAAGCAAGCAAAAACCCAATTAGGTAACAAACTGGTACTAGCAAGGTGAATCtatttctctcatttttttCCTTAGTCTAAGTATTTGATTAGATTGAATATGTGATAAAACGTTATAGGAGACAAGTCACAACTCCCGCGAGGCCATCAAGACCATCACTAAGCAGTACAACACGCGTGGCTAGAAGAGGTAAGTGGGTTTCATCCATGTGCCTTTTAGCATTAGCCCCTCAAGGGAATTAATCAATAAATAGTTTAAACAGGAGCAGAGACTCCTGGAAGCGATAAGAATGGTAACACTTTTGACCACACAACCAAATTGCTGCCTCTAGCATGGCATCCAACAGAAAACTTGATAGCTTCTGCCGCTGCTAAGAGTTTGTACATGTAATATGcctcaaaaaaaagaagaaaacatactCAAATAACGAAAGAAGGTTTGTTACTTGTGAAAGTGAATCAGAGATGCTTATATGACATCATCAGCTCCTTTATATGCTCTCTCTGTCTTTGTTTGTAACATCTTTGACTCTTTTTCTAACTGATCAAATGGTTGGAGATAGCAATCACTGGTAATGATATTTATTTCTTCATTACATAACAACTAAGAAAGATGGCTATTTTCTGTAAGTTTTTTAGAAGCTTTTACTTGTGTTCTGTCTGGATAAGTTTAAAATGTTGGACAAGAACCAGAAGAAGGAATCcgattataagaaaaaatcgtGATTGTAGTTAATTCTGGAATATTCTTggaactattttaaaattaccatatcatgttttatttatttgtttgttatttTCTGGTAAAAGATTTCTTGTTTGTAGTTTCTGACGTTACAAATAATTCGATCTTCTCTTATTATTCTTTAACC of the Brassica rapa cultivar Chiifu-401-42 chromosome A03, CAAS_Brap_v3.01, whole genome shotgun sequence genome contains:
- the LOC103859898 gene encoding 4-coumarate--CoA ligase 4; the protein is MLSRQQETLFLTKKLDQEPRQDFIFRSKLPDIFIPNHLPLTDYVFQRFSGNGDGDSTATCLIDSATGRIFTYADVQINSQRVAVSIHRLGIRQRDTVMLLLPNSPEFAFSFLAVAYLGAVTTTANPLYTQAEIARQANASNAKMIITKQCYVDKLINFQNDGVLIVCVDDENGTVALADGCVSFTELTQADETELPKPEISPDDTVAIPYSSGTTGLPKGVMITHKSLVTSIAQKVEGENPNLNFTGDDVIICFLPMFHTYAFNALILSAMRTGAAVLIVPRFELNLVMELIQRYKVTVVPVAPPVVLAFVKSQETERYDLSSVRMMISGAATLRKELEEAVLLKFPNAIFGQGYGMTESATVAKSLSFAKNPFKTKSGACGTVIRNADMKVVDTITGVSLPRNKAGEICIRGDQLMKGYLNDPEATATTIDKDGWLHTGDIGYVDDDDEIFIVDRLKELIKFKGYQVAPAELEALLISHPCIEDAAVVAMKDEVAGEVPVAFVVSSEGSQLTEDDVTSYICKQVVHYKRVKMVFFTDSIPKAPSGKILRKDLRARLANGLMNLS